In a single window of the Myxococcota bacterium genome:
- the crcB gene encoding fluoride efflux transporter CrcB translates to MDRLAWVCLGSALGGGARYLVSLAALNALGTSFPWGTLFVNVVGSYLIGLIMHVSLETTLISPALRLFLTTGVMGGFTTYSAFNYETLKLVSDGDWPRAGLNVAVTLVVCLAAGVLGVGSARSLVLAFGRS, encoded by the coding sequence ATGGATCGGCTGGCTTGGGTCTGTCTGGGGAGCGCGCTCGGCGGCGGCGCGAGGTATCTCGTGTCGCTGGCCGCGCTGAACGCGCTGGGCACGTCGTTCCCCTGGGGAACGCTGTTCGTGAACGTGGTCGGCTCCTACCTGATCGGGCTGATCATGCACGTGTCGCTCGAGACCACCCTGATCTCGCCCGCGCTGCGGCTGTTCCTGACCACGGGAGTCATGGGCGGGTTCACGACCTATTCCGCCTTCAACTACGAGACGCTCAAGCTGGTCTCGGACGGTGACTGGCCGCGGGCCGGCCTGAACGTCGCAGTCACGCTCGTCGTCTGCCTGGCGGCGGGCGTGCTGGGCGTGGGCAGCGCGCGCTCGCTGGTCCTGGCTTTTGGAAGGAGCTGA